One Streptomyces sp. RPA4-2 genomic window carries:
- a CDS encoding Rieske (2Fe-2S) protein, whose translation MPGRRTVLRGAALAPVAGIALTACSGGSGGGSPATPTAPVDLGAESEIAEGGAKLYRDRNVVVSRAGNGALKAFSTICTHAGCAIDKLQGTTLVCPCHGSEFDAATGKVLRAPATAPLKELPVEAKGGKIVAGPGA comes from the coding sequence ATGCCCGGCCGCCGTACCGTCCTGCGAGGAGCGGCGCTCGCCCCCGTCGCCGGGATCGCTCTCACCGCCTGCTCCGGCGGCAGTGGCGGCGGGTCGCCGGCGACGCCGACCGCGCCCGTCGACCTGGGCGCCGAGAGCGAGATCGCCGAGGGCGGCGCCAAGCTGTACCGGGACCGGAACGTCGTGGTCAGCCGCGCCGGGAACGGCGCCCTCAAGGCCTTCAGCACGATCTGCACGCACGCCGGGTGCGCCATCGACAAGCTGCAGGGAACGACGCTCGTCTGCCCGTGTCACGGAAGCGAGTTCGACGCGGCGACGGGCAAGGTGCTGCGGGCCCCGGCCACCGCGCCGCTGAAGGAACTGCCCGTGGAGGCGAAGGGCGGGAAGATCGTCGCGGGTCCCGGCGCCTGA